A genomic stretch from Bacillus sp. E(2018) includes:
- a CDS encoding alpha/beta hydrolase, producing the protein MILHTEVVGAGEPVIFLHTGLQTGSTDFEYQSEYFKHDFKVYKPDLRGHGKSFTNDYSNFFQDSANDLLETIEHFKIEKAHIVGCSLGALVGLIFSQSYPHKVQSLTISGILPEKPNNWSEAHEKDVEHQAKILENQEIIDYFNTLHGTGWKQFIYMGRNVDWYPFKETSELKMIHLPILFVVGEGNVNETKGALLYPKFNKYVHVSIIPFAAHLVHSEQPEIYTKIIEVFLNKHRIS; encoded by the coding sequence ATGATCTTACATACAGAAGTTGTAGGAGCAGGGGAACCAGTGATTTTCCTGCATACAGGGTTACAAACAGGTAGTACAGATTTTGAATATCAAAGTGAATATTTTAAACACGACTTTAAAGTCTATAAACCTGATTTGAGAGGTCATGGAAAATCTTTTACAAATGATTATTCTAATTTTTTTCAAGACTCTGCAAATGATCTGCTAGAAACAATAGAACATTTCAAAATAGAAAAGGCACATATAGTAGGTTGTTCTCTAGGTGCATTAGTAGGTTTAATATTCTCACAAAGTTATCCTCATAAAGTTCAATCTTTGACCATTTCAGGAATTCTACCAGAAAAGCCTAATAACTGGTCAGAAGCACATGAAAAAGACGTAGAACATCAAGCGAAAATTTTAGAAAATCAAGAAATAATTGATTATTTTAATACTCTTCATGGTACTGGTTGGAAGCAATTTATTTATATGGGTAGAAATGTAGATTGGTATCCTTTTAAAGAAACTAGTGAATTGAAAATGATTCATCTGCCCATTTTATTTGTAGTTGGAGAAGGAAATGTTAATGAAACGAAGGGCGCACTTCTCTATCCGAAGTTTAATAAATATGTACATGTCTCTATTATTCCTTTTGCAGCTCATTTGGTTCATTCAGAACAACCAGAAATATACACAAAGATTATAGAAGTCTTCCTAAATAAACATAGAATTAGCTAG
- a CDS encoding GNAT family N-acetyltransferase, with product MIHLNPLTEQEFQDYLAFMISDYACEITKNFNLTLQSALEESEMMMSDLWKDGLLTEGQYLYNIQDSKTYEKVGILWYGLMPEINQAFLYHIFIDDLHRRKGYGKKTLEILQSMLKQSGIESIGLSVFGRNEVAYQLYKKLGYKNTSISMEFVL from the coding sequence ATGATACATTTAAACCCATTAACCGAACAAGAATTTCAGGATTATCTGGCATTTATGATTTCAGATTACGCTTGTGAAATCACTAAGAACTTCAACCTAACGTTACAGTCTGCCTTAGAAGAATCAGAAATGATGATGTCTGATCTTTGGAAAGATGGATTGTTAACTGAAGGTCAGTATTTGTACAACATTCAAGATTCCAAAACCTATGAAAAAGTAGGAATTCTCTGGTATGGATTGATGCCGGAGATTAATCAAGCCTTTTTGTACCATATTTTCATAGACGACCTTCATAGAAGAAAAGGATACGGGAAGAAAACGTTAGAAATACTTCAAAGTATGTTAAAGCAATCAGGAATAGAGTCTATTGGATTAAGTGTCTTTGGAAGAAATGAAGTGGCTTATCAGTTGTATAAGAAGCTAGGTTATAAAAACACAAGTATTTCGATGGAATTTGTTCTGTAA